One Bemisia tabaci chromosome 4, PGI_BMITA_v3 genomic window, tccatttagcatTGGTtacgacatatcgacggtgaaactcccaaaccacgtatcttcgtttgcgacgttgcaggcttgctggcatactttattttttaaaagaaaactactcgacgtgcattctttaaaatttttgtaatttttttgctctgtgcgaagaaaattctgtgaaaactttacAAAATAATGCTGAttacctttcaaaaaaaaaaaaaaaaaaagaatattgggggcggagatttttaaacaccgcaaacgagatacgtggtttgggagtctCACGGTCAATATTTGAATTTCCCATTCACCAGGGAAAAAAGAGTCTACTTGAATAAAATCGTGCACTACGACGGTTTTTGCTGACTTCTTTGAATGGAGCCGTTGCATGTCGTGTCAGAAATTTGTACTTTTTCCACCGTAAAatatcgcgagaaacacgatggtgctactagTTTTCTCTAAAAGAAAACCAACTCCTAGGCTTGAAAATGGCTCTCGAAGTttaggccgtaatggagggtgTGTTAAAATAGGCTAGCGAGTCACACGATTGATTGAGATGATTTATTATTCGATGAAATGTGACGACGCgtgagaaacgccttcaaatgaaaagatacttcctaggcTGGTCgaggaggccgaatagttgcatcatttgaaGACCCCATCAACAGTGTAGTAGAACGTAGGTTAGTGGGTAATGCGGCtccttaaatttgcaccttgtttAGTTAGTTGACTTTTTTCGATATTATAATTAAATGGAGAGTGgagacgtgcgaaaaccgctaatgtccattttacCAGTCTACAGTTTTTTttagttgataatacttttacAGAGctgatacaaccataaaagtgattaaaggactcgttttgggattaaggGAACCCGGAGACGAGTACTAACAccactttcgtggttgcattcAACTCCGAAacgtattatcaactcaaaaaaactgaagagcggcaaaatggacattagcggttttcgcacgtcccgattcaattaggtcctttcttccctttccTCGTTTCATAGACGATtgtaatgaaatttgaaaaacacaaGTCCCAAGTTCCGGTTTCCTCTCTTTTCTAAGGAAATTAATAAGCGTTATCGTtctaaattttcatagaataaatattctgtacaaaataaaaaaaaaaaaaattactacaaatttcaagaaagagTCTTTCGGTTTTACCATTGAATAATTCAAATAGGTCTGAAAATGTTCAGCCTTACAAATCGAGCTACGTGTTTTGCGACTTTTAAAATCGAAATGTTTGATTGAATCGTTCAGTTAAAAAACGTCCCTACTCCGAAGATTGCGAAATTTTGCTTTATCGCAGAATAATAGTTTTTTAAGGGTAAGACGCAATACTCTGCcgtctctcttcttcttttatcaagaaaaatgtttGACCTACTTTTGGAAACTCTATTTGTAATCTGGaggttggcagcggcatttttcaagtatttttcgTATAGGAACTAGGAAGGTTCGCTGCCCTTTTGAATCCTAAGAGTCCtatattttactgaaaaaaataatacattatatgttgttttagcacctgggatgtcaaaaatgtgtctggcgatcccaaaatgctgcctttactgcccgcGCGGTTAATTTGACATCCtgcgaatgcaaattcaactgcgtgagCAATCAAACCAGCATATTAgaatcaccagacacatttttgacatcctaggcgCTATATCAGGataccattttttttcagtatttcgacttgtccgtactctccccatCTAGGTACTCTCCATACTTCGACATGTCCGTGCTCTCCCCAACTAGGCATTCTACATACTTTGATACGTCCGTACTCTCTCCATCTGGGTACTCTCCATACTTCGGCATCGACAAGTCCGTACTCTCCCCATCTAGGCATTTTCCATACTTCGATGCGTCTGTGCTCTTCCCATTTAAGTATTCTCCATACTTCGACATGTTCGTACTCTCCTCATCTAGGTACTCTCCATACTTCGACAAGTCCGTACTCTCCCCATCCAGGCATTCTGAATACTTTGATATGTACATACTCTTCCCGTCTTCGCATTCTCCATACTTTGATACGTCCATGCTCTCCCCACCTAGGTACTctccatacactgaaaaaaataatacattatGTTGTTTTAGCACctgggatgtcaaaaatgtgtcgggtgatctcaagatgctgcctttactgcccccacagttaattttacatcctgttaATGCAAATTCAACCGCATGGGCagtcaaggcagcatcttaggatcaccggacatatttttgacatcctaggtgctaaaacagcatataccatttttttcagtgtacttcgatacgtccatactctccccatgTAGGTACTCCACGCTTCATTAGATCCTTTCTCGGCCTTGATTCCAGATCGACCTGCGGCGGGCACCCTCGGAGACGATGCCGATGAGACAGTGGCTGATCTGCGTGGTGGTGGCGATCTGGTTGGCGGACTCGTTGGCGCAGACGTTCCAGTACTCGCACGGCTGGACGAGCGGGAAGAAGCGGAGCGGGAGCGGTCTGCTGGGACCAGGAGGGCTGTCCGCGGCTTCGGCTTCGGCCCGCAGAGACGCAGGTGTCGACAGAGACAGAGAAGAGCCGCAGCCGCTGCCGTACGATCTTGCCCATGACCTGGCTGCCGCGCCGCCGTTGCTGGCGTCGCTCCCGTCAGGGGCCGCGGCCGCCACGCTCAGGCGGCTAGCACTCGAGGTAAAGTCGCGTGAGCTACATTTTTCTGGCTCTTGACCGAGAGAGAATCAATGTTAATGCCTGTGATTCACCCGATCCGAACCCCGCTTCCAACGGAGCCACCAGTCAATGGGTCAGCTCCGCGTCGCGCCAACTCCGAATCTACGCGTTTATGCACGAGGAGtccgccagtggcgtggcgtgctttgcgatatatcgattgttatgccatttaaacctatggaaaaggatcgataatcagggtgttcgcagcgaacaccttcataatcgattctttaccataggttgaaatggcagaacaatcgatacattgcaattcacgtcacgccactggagtCCGTGTCATCCTATAGTGCGAATACAGCGGGCCGACCAATAGAGTATCACCATTTTCCGTTCCTCCTCTTTGTCTGTCgagtcaataatcagccctcgaGAATCACACTACAAGATGAAGTCGACACCTGGTGCATGAAGGCGTAGATTTGGAGTTGGCGAGACGTGGAGCTGACCCATTGACTGGTGGAaactaatagacaaagctatagacgaagaaggaACAGGGGAAAAGAGCAATCCTAcaggttgaaatgagtggtcgTTAAAGACACATAAAGACGAAAATGATGGAATAGGTCCTCTATAGGTTCTCTCGTAAGATGGcgttagctagtctattacttacctcctttgtccaatgCAACCACCGACTTCCACGGATAGGGTCACTCCAGTTTCCCTTcgttctctttgtctatagctttgtctatcaattgccaCAAGTCGATGGGTTAGCTCCAATTCTCACCATCTCCGAATCCACGCAACTATGCACATGGAGTTGACGTCATCTTCATTTATAATTGTTTAAAGAGGAAGAGATACTTATAtataaagaaaagtcacttacatcaaccactttcattcagcgattttattcttggttcaaaataaaatcgtCGTGACGGCATACTCATGAAGGTGTGTGCCTAAattaagtcacttttttcttttatgaaactcaaaaattatgttaaaagttattaaatacggatggtaggatttggtgagtttttagacgaccgctctctttttgtaccGTAGTATCTTGCTTTATTTTGGGAGGAAAGCTCCGCAGCCGCACTATTAAAGTATGGCTGTCATATTTAATATGTTGGgccgccttcaatttcgtataataggTACTGTGCAAAACCTTGGTTGCGAAacagttgcttgaagcgccgcggcgcggcgggcgagggcgttcagcgcgacacgcgcattggcgcctacaaacccaacaggaatacctcacgcattgcgcaatgcgtgaagtatccctgttaggt contains:
- the LOC109031470 gene encoding uncharacterized protein — protein: MPMRQWLICVVVAIWLADSLAQTFQYSHGWTSGKKRSGSGLLGPGGLSAASASARRDAGVDRDREEPQPLPYDLAHDLAAAPPLLASLPSGAAAATLRRLALEDGRRVCRMILSIAESQNCFKIKEDFFRITDDA